One window from the genome of candidate division KSB1 bacterium encodes:
- a CDS encoding DUF433 domain-containing protein, which produces MHKRITSDPEICGGDPCIKGTRIPVHTILSHLAAGDDNNTVLENFPRLSIEDIKACLKYASYLATEKEIAVL; this is translated from the coding sequence ATGCATAAAAGAATAACCTCTGATCCGGAAATTTGTGGCGGAGATCCCTGCATAAAAGGTACTCGCATCCCTGTACATACGATATTAAGCCATCTTGCTGCTGGCGATGATAATAATACTGTCCTAGAAAACTTTCCTCGTCTATCAATTGAAGACATAAAAGCTTGTCTTAAGTACGCTTCTTATTTGGCAACAGAAAAAGAGATTGCTGTTCTATGA